The genomic DNA ACAGCTTCGACGGAAAGGAATTCAAGCCGGCACCCGAGTGGGACATGAGCTGGGCAGGGGGCGCGGGCGAACTTTATTCGACGACGTCCGATCTGTGGCGATGGACCGAAGCGCTCCAGGGGGGCAAGGTGCTGGATGCCGGAAGCCTGAAGGCCGCGCGGAGTGAGTTCACCGTGCCGAAGAAAGAGACGCAGGTGCTTCGCTACGGGATGGGTCTTTTTCATACCGAGATCGAATGGATGCCAGCGATCGGGCATACCGGCGGGCTACCGGGTTATCTCAGTTCGGTGATGTGGCTGCCGGATTCGCAGGTGACCCTGGTGGTTCTGAGCAATGCGATGCCGCCGCGGCCGGGTTCGAGTCCGGATGAGCTTCTGGCGCTTGCGGCGCGGAGTTTTCTCCAGGGTGAGATCGCGGCTCACGCTCCCAAGGTGGACGCGGCGATCCTTCCCGCGATCTATCCGAGTTACGCGGGCCGCTATCAGTATCCCGGCGGAGTTCAGAACATCACCGTGGAGCAGGGGAAGATCTTCGCGCAGCTAGGGGAGCAGCCGCGTTTTGAAATCCTGCCATGCGGGCCTGACGCGTTCTTCTATCCGTCTGTGGCGGCGCGGATTGTTTTCGAGCATGATCCGAAAACCCATGCGGTGATCTCGCTGGCTCACACGCAGAACGGCGTCACCTTCAAAGCGCCGAAGCTGGGCGACGAGCCGGCGTCGGTGACGCTGGGCAATGAGGTGCTGGATGCTTTCACCGGGAAATACCAATACGGCCCGCAGGCGGTGCTGACGGTGACGCGGCGGGAAAACCAGCTCTATGCCAAGCTAACCGGGCAGCCGGAATTCCCGATTTTCCCGAAGTCGGATCATGAGTTCTTCTGGAAGGCGGTGCCTGCCAGCGTGGAGTTCGTTCGGGGAGGAGATGGTGCGGTGGAGAAGGCGATCCACCATCAGGGCGGGGCGACGTTGAATGCGCCCAGGCAGAAGTGAGTGTGGACCACGATGGGGGCGATGCGGGAGTCGCACGATGCGGATGGTGGGCGCTGGTTGGCGAGGGTCGTGGACGCGGTGCTACATTTGATGGGGGGACGACTGCATGGTCGTGTCGACGGAACGTCGACACCCCTTAGGGTTGGGACGCTGGCGCGTCTCAATCTTGCGGGAGGTCAATGGAGAAGAGTTCCCAGTCGACGTCATTGCGATGGGCGGTGAAGTAGAGCTTGCCGTCCATGACCTTGAGGGCGGTGGGTGTGCTGCTTTCTTCGCCGGGCTCGATGTCGGCGACGAGGACGGTGCCGGCTTCGGTGCCGTCGCTGCGCCAGAGTTCGTTGCCGTGGGCGAGATCGTAGGCGGTGAAGTAGATCTGGTTGCCGACGACGAGGATGTTATCGGGGGAGGAGCCGAGGATGCCGGGCCCGATGTCCTTCACCTTTCGCGTGCCAGCGGAGGTGCCGTTGGTGACCCATAGCTCGGCATTGCCGAAGTTAGGAAGTCCATCGTCCTCCTCGGGGCAATAGAAGAGCTGGGAACCGACCGGGAAGGCACCGCTGCTGGCACTAAAGCCGATGGTCTGCCCGATCATGTCGTCGCGGACGGGGCGGGTGCCGGTGGC from Luteolibacter sp. Y139 includes the following:
- a CDS encoding serine hydrolase, which produces MINIKRPPFALLVLLGLATVSIVVAAGDPPGSEALQKVLDERLSTDGAGGAMLVAREGKILFSRGYGLADREGKAAATPDTRFRIGSVTKQFTAAAILHLAEQGCLSIEDPLSKYFPSYPGGEKITLRQLLNHTSGLHSYTEQEGFAEKVGKPIKPADLIAWFQNAPPDFPPGEQFRYSNSGYFLLGEIVAKVSGQSFGDYLDHTFFGPLGMHDTGLWLNATPPANAAKGYSFDGKEFKPAPEWDMSWAGGAGELYSTTSDLWRWTEALQGGKVLDAGSLKAARSEFTVPKKETQVLRYGMGLFHTEIEWMPAIGHTGGLPGYLSSVMWLPDSQVTLVVLSNAMPPRPGSSPDELLALAARSFLQGEIAAHAPKVDAAILPAIYPSYAGRYQYPGGVQNITVEQGKIFAQLGEQPRFEILPCGPDAFFYPSVAARIVFEHDPKTHAVISLAHTQNGVTFKAPKLGDEPASVTLGNEVLDAFTGKYQYGPQAVLTVTRRENQLYAKLTGQPEFPIFPKSDHEFFWKAVPASVEFVRGGDGAVEKAIHHQGGATLNAPRQK